The Anabas testudineus chromosome 11, fAnaTes1.2, whole genome shotgun sequence genome has a segment encoding these proteins:
- the igf2bp3 gene encoding insulin-like growth factor 2 mRNA-binding protein 3 isoform X2 encodes MNKLYIGNVSAEASEEDFETIFEQWKIPHSGPFLVKTGYAFVDCPDEKAAMKAIDVLSGKVELHGKVLEVEHSVPKRQRSCKLQIRNIPPHMQWEVLDSMLAQYGTVESCEQVNTDTETAVVNVRYAAKEQTRLAMEKLNGYMMENYALKVSYIPDETAAPDGSSAGGRRGFNARGPPRSSSPGLGARPKVQSDIPLRVLVPTQFVGAIIGKEGATIRNITKLTHSKIDIHRKENAGAAEKPITIHSTPEGCSNACRTIMEIMQKEALDTKFTEEIPLKILAHNNFVGRLIGKEGRNLKKIEQDTGTKITISPLQDLTLYNPERTITVKGSIEACSRAEEEVMKKIRESYESDMAAMNLQSNLIPGLNLNALGLFPSGAPGMGPSMSNVPPPGAHGGCSSFGCSPYGGEGPFWASMLLASSQPLAGHPESETVHLFIPALAVGAIIGKQGQHIKQLSHFAGASIKIAPAEGMDAKQRMVIIVGPPEAQFKAQCRIFGKLKEENFFGPKEEVKLEAHIKVPSFAAGRVIGKGGKTVNELQNLTCAEVVVPRDQTPDENDQVIVKISGHFFACQLAQRKIQEILAQVRRQQQAKPASGAQPPLPRRK; translated from the exons ATGAATAAGCTTTACATTGGCAACGTGAGCGCAGAGGCGAGCGAAGAGGACTTCGAAACTATCTTTGAGCAGTGGAAGATTCCGCACAGTGGTCCGTTTCTTGTCAAAACTGGCTATGCGTTTGTGGATTGCCCGGACGAGAAGGCTGCAATGAAGGCCATCGATGTTCTTTCAG gTAAAGTTGAACTTCATGGGAAAGTTCTCGAAGTGGAGCACTCGGTCCCCAAACGTCAAAG GAGCTGTAAGCTGCAGATCAGGAACATCCCGCCTCACATGCAGTGGGAG GTTTTGGATAGTATGCTTGCTCAGTATGGAACTGTAGAGAGCTGTGAACAAG taaacactgacacagagactGCAGTAGTCAACGTTCGATATGCAGCCAAGGAGCAGACCAGGCT CGCAATGGAGAAGCTGAATGGCTATATGATGGAGAACTATGCTTTGAAAGTGTCCTACATCCCAGATGAGACTGCTGCTCCAGATGGTTCTTCAGCAGGGGGCAGGAGAGGCTTTAATGCCCGTGGACCCCCTCGTTCCAGCTCCCCAGGTTTGGGCGCACGACCCAAAGTGCAGTCAGACATCCCACTGCGCGTGCTGGTGCCAACGCAGTTTGTAGGCGCAATTATTGGCAAAGAGGGTGCTACTATTCGCAACATCACCAAACTGACCCACTCAAA GATTGACATtcatagaaaagaaaatgcaggtGCAGCAGAAAAGCCCATCACGATTCACTCCACACCTGAAGGTTGTTCGAACGCTTGTAGAACAATCATGGAGATCATGCAAAAGGAAGCCCTCGACACAAAGTT TACTGAGGAGATCCCACTGAAGATCCTTGCACATAACAACTTTGTAGGAAGATTAATTGGGAAAGAAGGACGCAACCTGAAGAAAATCGAGCAGGACACGGGGACCAAGATCACAATCTCACC TCTTCAGGACCTAACCCTGTACAACCCAGAACGGACGATCACAGTGAAGGGCTCTATTGAGGCATGCTCAAGAGCTGAGGAAGAAGTTATGAAGAAGATCAGGGAATCCTATGAGAGCGACATGGCTGCTATGAAT CTCCAGTCGAACCTGATTCCAGGCTTGAATCTGAATGCTCTGGGTTTGTTCCCCAGTGGAGCACCAGGGATGGGTCCCTCCATGTCTAATGTCCCACCTCCTGGAGCCCACGGTGGATGCTCCTCATTTGGA tGCAGTCCTTATGGGGGTGAGGGGCCATTTTGGGCTTCTATGCTGTTGGCGAGCAGCCAGCCTCTTGCT GGCCACCCAGAATCAGAAACGGTTCACCTGTTCATCCCCGCGCTTGCAGTGGGAGCAATCATCGGAAAACAGGGTCAACACATAAAACAGCTGTCACACTTTGCCGGAGCCTCAATCAAG ATTGCCCCTGCAGAAGGAATGGATGCCAAACAAAGAATGGTCATCATTGTTGGACCACCAGAGGCTCAGTTTAAG GCACAGTGTCGCATATTTGGCAAATTGAAAGAAGAGAATTTCTTTGGACCtaaggaggaggtgaagctCGAGGCTCACATCAAGGTTCCCTCCTTTGCTGCTGGACGAGTAATTGGAAAAGGCGGGAAAACG GTAAATGAGCTCCAGAACCTCACATGTGCAGAAGTGGTGGTGCCCAGGGACCAGACCCCTGATGAGAATGACCAAGTTATAGTCAAGATCAGTGGACACTTCTTTGCATGCCAG TTGGCCCAAAGGAAGATTCAGGAGATCCTAGCCCAGGTTAGGAGGCAGCAGCAGGCCAAGCCTGCATCTGGAGCCCAACCTCCACTGCCCCGCAGGAAGTGA
- the igf2bp3 gene encoding insulin-like growth factor 2 mRNA-binding protein 3 isoform X1, with amino-acid sequence MNKLYIGNVSAEASEEDFETIFEQWKIPHSGPFLVKTGYAFVDCPDEKAAMKAIDVLSGKVELHGKVLEVEHSVPKRQRSCKLQIRNIPPHMQWEVLDSMLAQYGTVESCEQVNTDTETAVVNVRYAAKEQTRLAMEKLNGYMMENYALKVSYIPDETAAPDGSSAGGRRGFNARGPPRSSSPGLGARPKVQSDIPLRVLVPTQFVGAIIGKEGATIRNITKLTHSKIDIHRKENAGAAEKPITIHSTPEGCSNACRTIMEIMQKEALDTKFTEEIPLKILAHNNFVGRLIGKEGRNLKKIEQDTGTKITISPLQDLTLYNPERTITVKGSIEACSRAEEEVMKKIRESYESDMAAMNLQSNLIPGLNLNALGLFPSGAPGMGPSMSNVPPPGAHGGCSSFGCSPYGGEGPFWASMLLASSQPLAQGHPESETVHLFIPALAVGAIIGKQGQHIKQLSHFAGASIKIAPAEGMDAKQRMVIIVGPPEAQFKAQCRIFGKLKEENFFGPKEEVKLEAHIKVPSFAAGRVIGKGGKTVNELQNLTCAEVVVPRDQTPDENDQVIVKISGHFFACQLAQRKIQEILAQVRRQQQAKPASGAQPPLPRRK; translated from the exons ATGAATAAGCTTTACATTGGCAACGTGAGCGCAGAGGCGAGCGAAGAGGACTTCGAAACTATCTTTGAGCAGTGGAAGATTCCGCACAGTGGTCCGTTTCTTGTCAAAACTGGCTATGCGTTTGTGGATTGCCCGGACGAGAAGGCTGCAATGAAGGCCATCGATGTTCTTTCAG gTAAAGTTGAACTTCATGGGAAAGTTCTCGAAGTGGAGCACTCGGTCCCCAAACGTCAAAG GAGCTGTAAGCTGCAGATCAGGAACATCCCGCCTCACATGCAGTGGGAG GTTTTGGATAGTATGCTTGCTCAGTATGGAACTGTAGAGAGCTGTGAACAAG taaacactgacacagagactGCAGTAGTCAACGTTCGATATGCAGCCAAGGAGCAGACCAGGCT CGCAATGGAGAAGCTGAATGGCTATATGATGGAGAACTATGCTTTGAAAGTGTCCTACATCCCAGATGAGACTGCTGCTCCAGATGGTTCTTCAGCAGGGGGCAGGAGAGGCTTTAATGCCCGTGGACCCCCTCGTTCCAGCTCCCCAGGTTTGGGCGCACGACCCAAAGTGCAGTCAGACATCCCACTGCGCGTGCTGGTGCCAACGCAGTTTGTAGGCGCAATTATTGGCAAAGAGGGTGCTACTATTCGCAACATCACCAAACTGACCCACTCAAA GATTGACATtcatagaaaagaaaatgcaggtGCAGCAGAAAAGCCCATCACGATTCACTCCACACCTGAAGGTTGTTCGAACGCTTGTAGAACAATCATGGAGATCATGCAAAAGGAAGCCCTCGACACAAAGTT TACTGAGGAGATCCCACTGAAGATCCTTGCACATAACAACTTTGTAGGAAGATTAATTGGGAAAGAAGGACGCAACCTGAAGAAAATCGAGCAGGACACGGGGACCAAGATCACAATCTCACC TCTTCAGGACCTAACCCTGTACAACCCAGAACGGACGATCACAGTGAAGGGCTCTATTGAGGCATGCTCAAGAGCTGAGGAAGAAGTTATGAAGAAGATCAGGGAATCCTATGAGAGCGACATGGCTGCTATGAAT CTCCAGTCGAACCTGATTCCAGGCTTGAATCTGAATGCTCTGGGTTTGTTCCCCAGTGGAGCACCAGGGATGGGTCCCTCCATGTCTAATGTCCCACCTCCTGGAGCCCACGGTGGATGCTCCTCATTTGGA tGCAGTCCTTATGGGGGTGAGGGGCCATTTTGGGCTTCTATGCTGTTGGCGAGCAGCCAGCCTCTTGCT CAGGGCCACCCAGAATCAGAAACGGTTCACCTGTTCATCCCCGCGCTTGCAGTGGGAGCAATCATCGGAAAACAGGGTCAACACATAAAACAGCTGTCACACTTTGCCGGAGCCTCAATCAAG ATTGCCCCTGCAGAAGGAATGGATGCCAAACAAAGAATGGTCATCATTGTTGGACCACCAGAGGCTCAGTTTAAG GCACAGTGTCGCATATTTGGCAAATTGAAAGAAGAGAATTTCTTTGGACCtaaggaggaggtgaagctCGAGGCTCACATCAAGGTTCCCTCCTTTGCTGCTGGACGAGTAATTGGAAAAGGCGGGAAAACG GTAAATGAGCTCCAGAACCTCACATGTGCAGAAGTGGTGGTGCCCAGGGACCAGACCCCTGATGAGAATGACCAAGTTATAGTCAAGATCAGTGGACACTTCTTTGCATGCCAG TTGGCCCAAAGGAAGATTCAGGAGATCCTAGCCCAGGTTAGGAGGCAGCAGCAGGCCAAGCCTGCATCTGGAGCCCAACCTCCACTGCCCCGCAGGAAGTGA
- the igf2bp3 gene encoding insulin-like growth factor 2 mRNA-binding protein 3 isoform X3 yields MNKLYIGNVSAEASEEDFETIFEQWKIPHSGPFLVKTGYAFVDCPDEKAAMKAIDVLSGKVELHGKVLEVEHSVPKRQRSCKLQIRNIPPHMQWEVLDSMLAQYGTVESCEQVNTDTETAVVNVRYAAKEQTRLAMEKLNGYMMENYALKVSYIPDETAAPDGSSAGGRRGFNARGPPRSSSPGLGARPKVQSDIPLRVLVPTQFVGAIIGKEGATIRNITKLTHSKIDIHRKENAGAAEKPITIHSTPEGCSNACRTIMEIMQKEALDTKFTEEIPLKILAHNNFVGRLIGKEGRNLKKIEQDTGTKITISPLQDLTLYNPERTITVKGSIEACSRAEEEVMKKIRESYESDMAAMNLQSNLIPGLNLNALGLFPSGAPGMGPSMSNVPPPGAHGGCSSFGQGHPESETVHLFIPALAVGAIIGKQGQHIKQLSHFAGASIKIAPAEGMDAKQRMVIIVGPPEAQFKAQCRIFGKLKEENFFGPKEEVKLEAHIKVPSFAAGRVIGKGGKTVNELQNLTCAEVVVPRDQTPDENDQVIVKISGHFFACQLAQRKIQEILAQVRRQQQAKPASGAQPPLPRRK; encoded by the exons ATGAATAAGCTTTACATTGGCAACGTGAGCGCAGAGGCGAGCGAAGAGGACTTCGAAACTATCTTTGAGCAGTGGAAGATTCCGCACAGTGGTCCGTTTCTTGTCAAAACTGGCTATGCGTTTGTGGATTGCCCGGACGAGAAGGCTGCAATGAAGGCCATCGATGTTCTTTCAG gTAAAGTTGAACTTCATGGGAAAGTTCTCGAAGTGGAGCACTCGGTCCCCAAACGTCAAAG GAGCTGTAAGCTGCAGATCAGGAACATCCCGCCTCACATGCAGTGGGAG GTTTTGGATAGTATGCTTGCTCAGTATGGAACTGTAGAGAGCTGTGAACAAG taaacactgacacagagactGCAGTAGTCAACGTTCGATATGCAGCCAAGGAGCAGACCAGGCT CGCAATGGAGAAGCTGAATGGCTATATGATGGAGAACTATGCTTTGAAAGTGTCCTACATCCCAGATGAGACTGCTGCTCCAGATGGTTCTTCAGCAGGGGGCAGGAGAGGCTTTAATGCCCGTGGACCCCCTCGTTCCAGCTCCCCAGGTTTGGGCGCACGACCCAAAGTGCAGTCAGACATCCCACTGCGCGTGCTGGTGCCAACGCAGTTTGTAGGCGCAATTATTGGCAAAGAGGGTGCTACTATTCGCAACATCACCAAACTGACCCACTCAAA GATTGACATtcatagaaaagaaaatgcaggtGCAGCAGAAAAGCCCATCACGATTCACTCCACACCTGAAGGTTGTTCGAACGCTTGTAGAACAATCATGGAGATCATGCAAAAGGAAGCCCTCGACACAAAGTT TACTGAGGAGATCCCACTGAAGATCCTTGCACATAACAACTTTGTAGGAAGATTAATTGGGAAAGAAGGACGCAACCTGAAGAAAATCGAGCAGGACACGGGGACCAAGATCACAATCTCACC TCTTCAGGACCTAACCCTGTACAACCCAGAACGGACGATCACAGTGAAGGGCTCTATTGAGGCATGCTCAAGAGCTGAGGAAGAAGTTATGAAGAAGATCAGGGAATCCTATGAGAGCGACATGGCTGCTATGAAT CTCCAGTCGAACCTGATTCCAGGCTTGAATCTGAATGCTCTGGGTTTGTTCCCCAGTGGAGCACCAGGGATGGGTCCCTCCATGTCTAATGTCCCACCTCCTGGAGCCCACGGTGGATGCTCCTCATTTGGA CAGGGCCACCCAGAATCAGAAACGGTTCACCTGTTCATCCCCGCGCTTGCAGTGGGAGCAATCATCGGAAAACAGGGTCAACACATAAAACAGCTGTCACACTTTGCCGGAGCCTCAATCAAG ATTGCCCCTGCAGAAGGAATGGATGCCAAACAAAGAATGGTCATCATTGTTGGACCACCAGAGGCTCAGTTTAAG GCACAGTGTCGCATATTTGGCAAATTGAAAGAAGAGAATTTCTTTGGACCtaaggaggaggtgaagctCGAGGCTCACATCAAGGTTCCCTCCTTTGCTGCTGGACGAGTAATTGGAAAAGGCGGGAAAACG GTAAATGAGCTCCAGAACCTCACATGTGCAGAAGTGGTGGTGCCCAGGGACCAGACCCCTGATGAGAATGACCAAGTTATAGTCAAGATCAGTGGACACTTCTTTGCATGCCAG TTGGCCCAAAGGAAGATTCAGGAGATCCTAGCCCAGGTTAGGAGGCAGCAGCAGGCCAAGCCTGCATCTGGAGCCCAACCTCCACTGCCCCGCAGGAAGTGA
- the igf2bp3 gene encoding insulin-like growth factor 2 mRNA-binding protein 3 isoform X4, with translation MNKLYIGNVSAEASEEDFETIFEQWKIPHSGPFLVKTGYAFVDCPDEKAAMKAIDVLSGKVELHGKVLEVEHSVPKRQRSCKLQIRNIPPHMQWEVLDSMLAQYGTVESCEQVNTDTETAVVNVRYAAKEQTRLAMEKLNGYMMENYALKVSYIPDETAAPDGSSAGGRRGFNARGPPRSSSPGLGARPKVQSDIPLRVLVPTQFVGAIIGKEGATIRNITKLTHSKIDIHRKENAGAAEKPITIHSTPEGCSNACRTIMEIMQKEALDTKFTEEIPLKILAHNNFVGRLIGKEGRNLKKIEQDTGTKITISPLQDLTLYNPERTITVKGSIEACSRAEEEVMKKIRESYESDMAAMNLQSNLIPGLNLNALGLFPSGAPGMGPSMSNVPPPGAHGGCSSFGGHPESETVHLFIPALAVGAIIGKQGQHIKQLSHFAGASIKIAPAEGMDAKQRMVIIVGPPEAQFKAQCRIFGKLKEENFFGPKEEVKLEAHIKVPSFAAGRVIGKGGKTVNELQNLTCAEVVVPRDQTPDENDQVIVKISGHFFACQLAQRKIQEILAQVRRQQQAKPASGAQPPLPRRK, from the exons ATGAATAAGCTTTACATTGGCAACGTGAGCGCAGAGGCGAGCGAAGAGGACTTCGAAACTATCTTTGAGCAGTGGAAGATTCCGCACAGTGGTCCGTTTCTTGTCAAAACTGGCTATGCGTTTGTGGATTGCCCGGACGAGAAGGCTGCAATGAAGGCCATCGATGTTCTTTCAG gTAAAGTTGAACTTCATGGGAAAGTTCTCGAAGTGGAGCACTCGGTCCCCAAACGTCAAAG GAGCTGTAAGCTGCAGATCAGGAACATCCCGCCTCACATGCAGTGGGAG GTTTTGGATAGTATGCTTGCTCAGTATGGAACTGTAGAGAGCTGTGAACAAG taaacactgacacagagactGCAGTAGTCAACGTTCGATATGCAGCCAAGGAGCAGACCAGGCT CGCAATGGAGAAGCTGAATGGCTATATGATGGAGAACTATGCTTTGAAAGTGTCCTACATCCCAGATGAGACTGCTGCTCCAGATGGTTCTTCAGCAGGGGGCAGGAGAGGCTTTAATGCCCGTGGACCCCCTCGTTCCAGCTCCCCAGGTTTGGGCGCACGACCCAAAGTGCAGTCAGACATCCCACTGCGCGTGCTGGTGCCAACGCAGTTTGTAGGCGCAATTATTGGCAAAGAGGGTGCTACTATTCGCAACATCACCAAACTGACCCACTCAAA GATTGACATtcatagaaaagaaaatgcaggtGCAGCAGAAAAGCCCATCACGATTCACTCCACACCTGAAGGTTGTTCGAACGCTTGTAGAACAATCATGGAGATCATGCAAAAGGAAGCCCTCGACACAAAGTT TACTGAGGAGATCCCACTGAAGATCCTTGCACATAACAACTTTGTAGGAAGATTAATTGGGAAAGAAGGACGCAACCTGAAGAAAATCGAGCAGGACACGGGGACCAAGATCACAATCTCACC TCTTCAGGACCTAACCCTGTACAACCCAGAACGGACGATCACAGTGAAGGGCTCTATTGAGGCATGCTCAAGAGCTGAGGAAGAAGTTATGAAGAAGATCAGGGAATCCTATGAGAGCGACATGGCTGCTATGAAT CTCCAGTCGAACCTGATTCCAGGCTTGAATCTGAATGCTCTGGGTTTGTTCCCCAGTGGAGCACCAGGGATGGGTCCCTCCATGTCTAATGTCCCACCTCCTGGAGCCCACGGTGGATGCTCCTCATTTGGA GGCCACCCAGAATCAGAAACGGTTCACCTGTTCATCCCCGCGCTTGCAGTGGGAGCAATCATCGGAAAACAGGGTCAACACATAAAACAGCTGTCACACTTTGCCGGAGCCTCAATCAAG ATTGCCCCTGCAGAAGGAATGGATGCCAAACAAAGAATGGTCATCATTGTTGGACCACCAGAGGCTCAGTTTAAG GCACAGTGTCGCATATTTGGCAAATTGAAAGAAGAGAATTTCTTTGGACCtaaggaggaggtgaagctCGAGGCTCACATCAAGGTTCCCTCCTTTGCTGCTGGACGAGTAATTGGAAAAGGCGGGAAAACG GTAAATGAGCTCCAGAACCTCACATGTGCAGAAGTGGTGGTGCCCAGGGACCAGACCCCTGATGAGAATGACCAAGTTATAGTCAAGATCAGTGGACACTTCTTTGCATGCCAG TTGGCCCAAAGGAAGATTCAGGAGATCCTAGCCCAGGTTAGGAGGCAGCAGCAGGCCAAGCCTGCATCTGGAGCCCAACCTCCACTGCCCCGCAGGAAGTGA